A region from the Candidatus Zixiibacteriota bacterium genome encodes:
- a CDS encoding sodium:solute symporter codes for MNLSLIDWAIVFVVLGLMFFSVFAARRLMRSVADFLAAGRSAGRYVISVASGVAGLGAITIVGNLEMNLIAGFSMAWWGMSSALVVLVITVSGWVIYRFRQTRSLTLPQFFEVRYSRNFRIFTGMIAFLSGIINFGIFPAVGARFFIYFCGLPHEISLMGLSVSTFPLIMIILLSMSLYFVFSGGQIAVIIADFFQGLLVNIVFVAIIIYMFISFDWTHIFEALSSAPTDASLINPFKTSHVEDFNFWYFLVGIFGIMYGTMSWQGTQGYNASAKSAHEAKMGSVLSGWRGLPQTLLFMFIPIVAYTMLNHADFSGIALQVQDAIAGAETEAVRNQLKVPMVLSHILPRGLIGAFVAVMVAAFISTHDSYLHSWGSILVQDVIMPFRKKPFTPGQHLKALRLAIVFVAVFIFFFSLLFKQSQYIFLFFAITGAIFAGGSGAIIIGGLYWKRGTTAAAWAAMITGSSIAVGGIIIHQIIDDFFINGQWFWMISMFGSSVVYMVVSLLGKAPTHNMDKLLKRGQYAVKDESIIIAKVPSRGWKMLGMGREFTRGDKFIYIVNYIWTGVWTIIFIVGTIYNLTHDVGDESWMTFWKTYILIQVVLAVISIVWFSIGGFRDLNKMISRLKTMKRDDSDDGFITEDNHS; via the coding sequence ATGAATTTATCCCTTATTGATTGGGCCATTGTATTTGTTGTACTGGGACTGATGTTTTTCTCCGTATTTGCCGCCAGACGTCTAATGCGCAGCGTCGCCGATTTTCTCGCCGCCGGTCGTTCGGCCGGACGATACGTCATCAGCGTTGCCAGCGGCGTGGCCGGTCTGGGAGCTATCACTATCGTTGGCAATCTCGAAATGAATCTCATCGCCGGGTTTTCCATGGCCTGGTGGGGGATGAGTTCGGCCCTGGTTGTACTCGTTATCACTGTCTCGGGTTGGGTCATTTATCGTTTTCGCCAAACCCGGTCTTTGACTCTACCGCAGTTTTTTGAAGTCCGCTACAGCCGCAATTTCAGAATATTCACAGGGATGATCGCGTTTCTCTCAGGTATTATCAATTTTGGAATTTTCCCCGCCGTGGGTGCGAGGTTTTTTATTTACTTTTGCGGATTGCCGCATGAGATATCATTGATGGGATTATCCGTCAGTACGTTTCCTTTGATTATGATAATTCTGTTGAGTATGTCATTATATTTTGTCTTTTCCGGGGGACAGATCGCCGTAATCATCGCCGATTTCTTTCAGGGACTTCTCGTCAATATTGTCTTTGTCGCCATCATCATCTACATGTTTATATCGTTTGACTGGACACATATCTTTGAGGCTTTATCGTCGGCCCCAACAGATGCGTCTCTCATAAATCCATTTAAAACGAGTCATGTCGAGGATTTCAATTTCTGGTATTTTCTGGTTGGGATTTTTGGAATAATGTATGGCACGATGTCCTGGCAGGGAACTCAGGGGTACAATGCCTCTGCCAAAAGCGCTCATGAGGCCAAAATGGGCAGTGTTTTATCGGGTTGGCGAGGATTGCCCCAGACCTTACTTTTTATGTTTATACCGATTGTCGCCTACACGATGTTAAATCACGCCGATTTCTCAGGGATCGCTTTGCAGGTGCAAGACGCCATTGCCGGAGCCGAAACCGAGGCCGTCCGTAATCAATTAAAAGTACCGATGGTGCTCTCTCATATTCTTCCCCGGGGATTGATCGGAGCCTTTGTCGCGGTTATGGTCGCCGCTTTTATTAGTACCCATGATTCCTATCTGCATTCCTGGGGCAGTATCCTGGTGCAGGACGTGATAATGCCGTTCCGAAAAAAACCGTTTACCCCAGGGCAGCATCTTAAAGCGCTGCGCCTCGCAATAGTATTCGTAGCCGTCTTTATATTCTTCTTCAGTCTGTTATTCAAACAGAGTCAATATATATTTCTGTTTTTCGCCATTACGGGGGCCATCTTTGCCGGCGGTTCCGGCGCGATTATTATCGGGGGATTATACTGGAAACGAGGCACTACCGCCGCGGCTTGGGCGGCTATGATTACCGGATCGTCGATCGCCGTCGGAGGGATTATTATTCATCAAATCATTGATGACTTTTTTATTAATGGTCAATGGTTCTGGATGATAAGCATGTTCGGCAGTTCGGTGGTTTATATGGTCGTTTCTCTTTTGGGTAAAGCTCCCACTCATAATATGGATAAACTTTTGAAACGTGGGCAATATGCCGTGAAGGATGAAAGTATAATCATCGCTAAGGTTCCTTCTCGTGGTTGGAAAATGCTTGGTATGGGAAGAGAATTCACACGCGGCGACAAATTCATTTATATTGTCAACTATATCTGGACCGGCGTCTGGACAATTATATTTATTGTCGGCACAATTTATAATCTGACCCATGATGTCGGCGACGAGAGCTGGATGACTTTTTGGAAAACGTATATTTTAATTCAAGTCGTGTTGGCGGTTATTTCCATTGTTTGGTTTTCCATAGGCGGCTTCCGAGATTTGAATAAGATGATTAGCCGGCTGAAAACGATGAAACGGGATGATTCTGACGACGGCTTTATAACCGAAGATAATCATTCCTGA